From one Comamonas piscis genomic stretch:
- the nth gene encoding endonuclease III, giving the protein MKTADIQPFFATLKAANPSPQTELEYTSVFELLAAVLLSAQATDVGVNKATRKLFPVANTPQAILALGLESLEGYIKTIGLFRSKAKHLMETCRILVERHDGQVPDTREALEALPGVGRKTANVVLNVAFGQPTMAVDTHIFRVSNRTGLAPGKNPLEVEKQLMRRVPGDYAVDSHHWLILLGRYVCQARKPRCWECLVSSYCDYSPKTPPPQGSLR; this is encoded by the coding sequence ATGAAAACCGCTGATATCCAACCCTTCTTCGCCACCTTGAAGGCGGCCAATCCCTCGCCCCAAACCGAGCTGGAATACACCTCCGTCTTCGAGCTGCTTGCCGCCGTGCTGCTGTCCGCCCAGGCGACCGATGTGGGGGTCAACAAGGCCACCCGCAAGCTCTTCCCGGTGGCCAACACCCCACAGGCCATCCTGGCGCTGGGGCTGGAAAGTCTGGAGGGATATATCAAGACCATCGGTCTGTTTCGCAGCAAGGCCAAGCATTTGATGGAGACCTGCCGCATCCTGGTGGAGCGCCATGATGGCCAAGTGCCCGACACGCGCGAGGCGCTGGAAGCCCTGCCCGGCGTGGGCCGCAAAACCGCCAATGTGGTGCTGAATGTGGCCTTTGGCCAGCCCACGATGGCGGTGGACACCCACATCTTCCGCGTCAGTAACCGCACCGGCCTGGCGCCCGGCAAGAACCCGCTGGAAGTGGAAAAGCAGCTGATGCGGCGCGTGCCGGGCGACTATGCGGTCGATTCGCACCACTGGCTGATCCTGCTGGGCCGCTATGTCTGCCAGGCCCGCAAACCGCGCTGCTGGGAATGCCTGGTCAGCAGCTACTGCGATTACTCGCCGAAGACGCCGCCGCCCCAAGGCTCGCTGCGCTAA
- a CDS encoding HTH-type transcriptional regulator ArgP → MLDYLGLAALAAVVREGSFERAAKKLHVTPSAVSQRIKQLEERTGQVLVQRGNPCTGTEAGQRLCLHLEQVALLENALRRSNPDLLPDAPVAPTIKLAVNADSLSTWFMDAMAEFTASGNELLDLRVDDQDHTAQALREGAVLGAVTGTSGQIPGCNSWPLGTMRYVAAASPGFMARYFAQGVSTQTLAQAPIMTFDRKDRLQDQWMQAQGLASRGSGPRHFLPSNQGYVRACEIGMGWGMHPSVLIAEQLARGILVPLVPDTPLDVPLFWALPRSAQTSLARLTDCVMRAAGRVLTPAA, encoded by the coding sequence ATGCTCGACTACCTGGGACTGGCCGCACTGGCGGCGGTGGTGCGCGAAGGCAGCTTTGAACGCGCCGCCAAAAAACTCCATGTCACGCCGTCTGCCGTGTCACAGCGCATCAAGCAGCTGGAGGAGCGCACTGGCCAGGTGCTGGTGCAGCGCGGCAACCCCTGCACGGGCACCGAGGCCGGCCAGCGCCTCTGCCTGCATCTGGAGCAGGTGGCCTTGCTGGAAAACGCCCTGCGCCGCAGCAACCCTGATCTGCTGCCCGATGCGCCGGTCGCCCCCACGATCAAGCTGGCGGTGAATGCCGATTCGCTCTCTACCTGGTTCATGGATGCGATGGCTGAGTTCACCGCCAGCGGCAATGAGCTGCTGGACCTGCGGGTGGACGACCAGGACCACACCGCCCAGGCGTTGCGCGAAGGCGCGGTACTGGGCGCCGTGACAGGCACCAGTGGTCAGATCCCCGGCTGCAACAGCTGGCCGCTGGGGACGATGCGCTATGTGGCTGCGGCCAGCCCCGGCTTTATGGCGCGCTATTTTGCACAGGGTGTGAGCACCCAAACCCTCGCCCAAGCGCCCATCATGACCTTTGACCGCAAGGACCGGCTGCAGGATCAGTGGATGCAGGCCCAGGGCCTCGCCTCGCGGGGCAGCGGCCCCCGGCATTTTTTGCCATCCAACCAAGGCTATGTGCGCGCCTGCGAGATCGGTATGGGCTGGGGCATGCACCCCTCGGTGCTGATTGCCGAACAGCTGGCGCGCGGAATCCTGGTGCCCTTGGTGCCCGATACCCCGTTGGATGTGCCGCTCTTCTGGGCCTTGCCGCGCAGCGCGCAGACCAGCCTCGCCAGGCTCACCGACTGCGTGATGCGCGCCGCCGGCCGGGTGCTCACACCCGCCGCCTGA
- a CDS encoding DUF4105 domain-containing protein — protein MRIAAFFIVLLKLLASLLMLLGVVWACGALWFQLAQSVKSGSARGLLLGVWVGVGLYCVYLLWQQRAAKGLLIYGLLLAGILAWWASIQPSNTRQWAPDVAQQLSGTVQGDVVQLHNVRNFEWQTASKATARWEDRRYDLGQLVSVDMATSYWMGPAIAHTLVSFGFDDGKAPRRYLTFSVEIRKERSEQFSAVGGFFKQFELSLVAAEERDILRVRSNMRGEEVYLYSVAMPRAAMRSLFIAYVDKANALIETPQFYHTLFANCTTIVFDMVRSIVPGLPMDWRLLASGYLPQYVDSLGALARPNDFEAIQAAAHINARAKAVRPDADFSSAIRQGVPQAPLQP, from the coding sequence ATGCGCATCGCCGCTTTCTTCATTGTTTTGCTCAAGTTGCTGGCCTCGTTGCTCATGCTGCTGGGTGTCGTCTGGGCCTGTGGTGCGCTGTGGTTTCAGCTGGCGCAGTCGGTCAAATCGGGCTCGGCCCGGGGCCTGCTGCTGGGGGTGTGGGTGGGGGTGGGCCTGTACTGCGTCTACCTGCTGTGGCAGCAGCGCGCGGCCAAGGGCCTGTTGATCTACGGGCTGCTGTTGGCGGGCATCCTCGCCTGGTGGGCCAGCATCCAGCCATCCAACACGCGCCAATGGGCGCCGGATGTGGCCCAGCAGCTGTCGGGCACGGTGCAGGGCGACGTGGTGCAGCTGCACAATGTGCGCAATTTTGAATGGCAAACCGCCAGCAAAGCCACGGCCCGCTGGGAAGACCGACGCTATGACCTGGGCCAGCTCGTCTCGGTAGATATGGCCACCTCGTACTGGATGGGGCCGGCCATTGCCCACACCTTGGTGTCTTTTGGCTTCGACGATGGCAAGGCGCCGCGCCGCTACCTGACCTTTTCGGTAGAGATCCGCAAGGAACGCAGCGAGCAGTTCTCGGCCGTGGGCGGCTTCTTCAAGCAGTTCGAGCTCAGCCTGGTGGCCGCTGAAGAGCGCGACATCCTGCGCGTACGCAGCAATATGCGCGGGGAAGAGGTCTATCTGTACAGCGTGGCCATGCCGCGCGCTGCCATGCGCTCGCTGTTCATCGCCTATGTAGACAAAGCCAATGCGCTGATCGAGACGCCGCAGTTTTACCACACGCTGTTTGCCAACTGCACCACCATCGTGTTCGACATGGTGCGCAGCATTGTGCCCGGCCTGCCGATGGACTGGCGCCTGCTGGCCAGCGGCTACCTGCCCCAGTATGTGGACAGCCTGGGCGCCCTCGCCCGGCCCAACGACTTTGAGGCCATCCAGGCGGCGGCGCATATCAATGCCCGCGCCAAGGCAGTGCGCCCGGATGCAGATTTCTCATCCGCCATCCGCCAGGGCGTGCCGCAGGCGCCGCTACAGCCCTGA
- a CDS encoding MetQ/NlpA family ABC transporter substrate-binding protein, translating to MFKKTLSVLAIAALAVSAHAADVVLKVAASPVPHAEILNFIKPKLKAEGVDLQVREFSDYIQPNAAVEDKQLDANFFQHQPYLDSYNKDRKSSLVQVPNGKVHVEPFGAYSSKIKNIKDLKDGATVAIPNDPSNGGRALLLLQKHGLIELKDSAKLTSTPLDIAKNPKKLKFKELEAPLLPRALGDVDLALINTNYAIEAKLNPTKDALFIEGADSPYTNIIAARADRANDEAIAKLTRALHGDDVKKFILEKYKGAVVPAF from the coding sequence ATGTTCAAAAAAACGCTTTCCGTTCTTGCCATCGCGGCCCTGGCCGTGTCTGCCCACGCTGCTGATGTAGTGCTGAAAGTGGCGGCCTCGCCGGTGCCACATGCCGAGATTCTGAATTTCATCAAGCCCAAGCTGAAGGCCGAAGGCGTGGATCTGCAAGTGCGCGAATTCAGCGACTACATCCAGCCCAATGCGGCAGTGGAAGACAAGCAGCTCGATGCCAACTTCTTCCAGCACCAGCCCTACCTGGACAGCTACAACAAGGACCGCAAGAGCTCCCTGGTGCAAGTGCCCAATGGCAAGGTGCATGTGGAGCCCTTTGGTGCTTACTCCAGCAAGATCAAGAATATCAAGGACTTGAAGGACGGCGCCACCGTGGCTATCCCCAATGACCCTTCCAACGGCGGCCGCGCCTTGCTGCTGCTGCAAAAGCATGGCCTGATTGAGCTCAAGGACAGCGCCAAGCTGACCTCCACCCCGCTGGATATCGCCAAGAACCCCAAGAAGCTGAAGTTCAAGGAACTCGAAGCTCCCCTGCTGCCCCGCGCGCTCGGTGATGTGGATCTGGCGCTGATCAACACCAACTACGCGATCGAAGCCAAGCTCAACCCGACCAAGGATGCGCTGTTCATCGAAGGTGCGGATTCGCCCTACACCAACATCATTGCCGCCCGTGCTGACCGCGCCAATGACGAGGCGATTGCCAAGCTGACCCGCGCGCTGCATGGCGACGATGTGAAGAAATTCATCCTGGAAAAGTACAAGGGCGCCGTGGTTCCCGCGTTCTGA
- a CDS encoding SlyX family protein, giving the protein MSTLEPLQQRLEALEIKAAYADDLLEELNLTIYKQQQQIDRLMHVVKDLQQRMPEAGSVASGARDELPPHY; this is encoded by the coding sequence ATGTCCACCCTCGAACCCCTGCAGCAGCGCCTTGAAGCCTTGGAGATCAAGGCCGCCTATGCCGATGACCTGCTCGAAGAGCTGAACCTGACCATCTACAAGCAACAGCAGCAGATCGACCGCCTGATGCATGTCGTCAAAGACCTGCAGCAGCGCATGCCCGAAGCAGGCAGTGTTGCGTCAGGTGCACGCGACGAACTCCCGCCGCACTACTGA
- a CDS encoding PLP-dependent aminotransferase family protein, with product MTLRFASRLDNVETSAIRELFKLLGKPGIISFAGGFPDAAMFDVEGVREAANAALTEEPGAALQYGATEGYQPFREQIVGLMAAKGVQSLAPEQLIVTTGSQQALDLLGKTMISPGDKVIVEGPTFLATIQCFRLYGAEVISAPTDENGVIPEALEQLIAEHQPKLVYLIPTFGNPSGVLLNLERRRQILDMAVRHHTLVVEDDPYGDLYFDVPPPPSMLALSDSVPGSRDYLAHCGSMSKVLSPGLRLGWLIAPAELLSRCVMCKQFSDAHTSTFSQATAAQYLKAGRMPATLDRVRTTYAARSKAMGDGLRSQLGDAVRFVQPAGGMFIWVQLTGARGQETDGNALAKRAIEQGVAFVPGTPFFAQNPDTSTLRLSFATADIARIEEGIARLAKAL from the coding sequence ATGACACTGCGCTTTGCCTCCCGCCTCGACAATGTCGAGACGTCCGCCATCCGTGAACTGTTCAAACTGCTGGGCAAGCCCGGCATCATCAGTTTTGCCGGGGGCTTTCCGGATGCAGCGATGTTTGATGTGGAAGGGGTGCGCGAGGCCGCCAACGCAGCGCTGACCGAGGAGCCAGGCGCCGCCTTGCAGTACGGCGCGACCGAGGGCTATCAGCCTTTCCGCGAGCAGATCGTCGGCCTGATGGCGGCCAAGGGCGTGCAGTCGCTGGCGCCTGAGCAGCTGATCGTCACCACCGGCAGCCAGCAGGCGCTGGACCTGCTGGGCAAGACGATGATCTCGCCCGGCGACAAGGTGATCGTCGAAGGCCCGACCTTTCTGGCCACCATCCAGTGCTTCCGTCTCTACGGCGCCGAAGTCATCAGCGCGCCCACCGATGAGAACGGCGTTATCCCCGAAGCGCTGGAGCAGCTGATTGCCGAGCACCAGCCCAAGCTGGTCTACCTGATTCCCACCTTTGGCAACCCCAGCGGCGTGCTGCTGAACCTGGAGCGCCGCCGCCAGATTCTGGACATGGCCGTGCGCCACCATACCCTGGTCGTCGAGGATGACCCCTATGGCGACCTGTACTTTGATGTGCCGCCACCCCCCAGCATGCTGGCGCTGTCGGACAGCGTGCCCGGCAGCCGTGACTACCTGGCGCACTGCGGCAGCATGAGCAAGGTGCTCAGCCCCGGCCTGCGCCTGGGCTGGCTGATTGCGCCGGCCGAGCTGCTGTCCCGCTGCGTCATGTGCAAGCAGTTCAGCGATGCGCATACCAGCACCTTCAGCCAGGCCACCGCGGCCCAGTACCTGAAGGCCGGCCGCATGCCCGCCACCCTGGACCGCGTGCGCACCACCTATGCGGCGCGCAGCAAGGCCATGGGCGACGGCCTGCGCAGCCAGTTGGGCGATGCGGTGCGTTTTGTGCAGCCAGCGGGTGGCATGTTCATCTGGGTGCAGCTGACGGGCGCCCGTGGCCAGGAGACGGATGGCAACGCGCTGGCCAAGCGCGCCATCGAGCAGGGCGTGGCCTTTGTGCCCGGTACCCCGTTCTTTGCGCAGAACCCGGACACCTCGACCCTGCGCCTGTCCTTTGCCACGGCCGATATTGCCCGCATCGAAGAGGGCATTGCCCGCCTGGCCAAGGCGCTGTAA
- a CDS encoding ABC transporter substrate-binding protein, translated as MVGTQAPRLQPWPFIWKFVVNPSFRTSASVLALTIAGLVLPGLAHAKRMGGGVKRPAATQKAAPAPAAKPATPAAAAPAAAPAAAAPAAAAPAAGGSGMMGTMGAAAVGAVAGTMAGSAMAGAMGGDKSKEEAAAKEAEAKKAETEAAALQKQADDAKAKAAAARAATN; from the coding sequence ATGGTAGGCACGCAGGCACCACGCCTGCAGCCCTGGCCTTTTATCTGGAAATTCGTTGTGAACCCCTCTTTTCGCACCTCTGCATCCGTTCTCGCTTTGACCATCGCCGGTCTGGTTCTGCCAGGCCTGGCCCACGCCAAGCGCATGGGTGGCGGTGTCAAGCGCCCTGCAGCTACGCAAAAGGCAGCGCCTGCACCAGCAGCCAAGCCTGCTACGCCAGCCGCCGCTGCACCTGCGGCAGCTCCGGCCGCAGCAGCTCCTGCCGCTGCGGCACCGGCCGCGGGCGGCTCCGGCATGATGGGCACCATGGGTGCTGCAGCTGTCGGCGCCGTCGCTGGCACCATGGCCGGTAGCGCCATGGCGGGCGCCATGGGCGGTGACAAGTCCAAGGAAGAGGCTGCTGCCAAGGAAGCCGAAGCCAAGAAGGCAGAAACCGAAGCCGCTGCACTGCAAAAGCAGGCGGATGACGCCAAGGCCAAGGCCGCAGCTGCACGCGCTGCCACCAACTAA
- a CDS encoding DUF2721 domain-containing protein: MSIDVSNITHSIQLAVAPVFFLTGVAGMIGAVAGRLARIIDRGRVLEDRMMASKDEEYVQRSLLELNFLRRRGRLANLCIGLLTLCGALIALTIILLFIGQTTKTEIDANSWSLAAMFSFGMGVVSFVSALCCFMVETMMATQLLNFHPLRHPASVASQVAANMPASPAAAPPRKTAADAGRQEGFMPQV, encoded by the coding sequence ATGTCCATCGACGTCAGCAACATCACCCACAGCATCCAGCTAGCTGTGGCTCCGGTTTTCTTTCTCACCGGGGTGGCAGGCATGATCGGCGCCGTTGCCGGCCGGCTGGCACGAATCATCGACCGGGGCCGGGTGCTGGAGGACCGCATGATGGCCTCCAAGGACGAGGAGTATGTGCAGCGCTCCTTGCTGGAGCTGAACTTTCTGCGCCGGCGCGGTCGCCTGGCCAACCTCTGCATTGGCTTGCTGACCTTGTGTGGTGCCTTGATTGCGCTGACCATCATCTTGCTGTTTATCGGCCAGACCACCAAGACCGAGATCGACGCCAACAGCTGGTCGCTGGCAGCGATGTTCAGCTTTGGCATGGGGGTGGTGAGCTTTGTGTCAGCGTTGTGCTGCTTCATGGTGGAGACCATGATGGCGACCCAGCTGCTGAACTTTCACCCGCTGCGCCATCCGGCCAGCGTGGCCAGCCAGGTGGCAGCCAATATGCCAGCCAGCCCTGCCGCTGCGCCGCCGCGCAAAACGGCGGCAGATGCAGGGCGCCAAGAAGGATTCATGCCCCAGGTCTGA
- a CDS encoding DUF3820 family protein codes for MSTPFDPEQLLRLLTTPMPFGKHQGRAIADLPGNYLNWFAREGFPKGDLGRLLALMHEIDHNGLGELLQPLRASLGSASLPPRR; via the coding sequence ATGTCCACCCCATTTGACCCCGAGCAGCTGCTGCGCCTGCTCACCACCCCCATGCCCTTTGGCAAACACCAGGGCCGGGCGATTGCCGATCTGCCCGGCAACTACCTGAATTGGTTTGCCCGCGAAGGCTTCCCCAAAGGCGATCTCGGCCGGCTGCTGGCGCTGATGCACGAGATCGACCACAACGGCCTGGGCGAACTGCTGCAGCCTTTGCGGGCCAGCCTGGGCTCTGCATCCCTGCCCCCACGCCGATAA
- the cobT gene encoding nicotinate-nucleotide--dimethylbenzimidazole phosphoribosyltransferase, with protein sequence MSDTSFSPLIPPIASIDDAAFRHQVQQLLDNKTKPLGSLGLLESLALRIACILGSTQPRLVDPQMVVFAADHGLVAQGVSAYPADVTWQMVGNFLAGGAAVSVLSRQHGVALNVVDCGVARDFEPQADALPPGAPRLWLRKIAPGTQDSSLGPAMTMAQCEAAIANGRALLQALPGNALLLGEMGIGNTSSASLLLARLCNLDVETVTGAGTGLSGEGVARKAAVLRRVLARHADVQEPLAVLAAMGGLEVATMVGAVLQAALERRVIVVDGFITSAAVLVASRLQPAVLERCVYAHRSGEPGHSHLLAALQAQPLLDWQLRLGEGSGAALAWPLLESACAMLRDMASFASAGVSTQSNA encoded by the coding sequence ATGTCTGACACCTCGTTCTCCCCACTTATCCCCCCCATCGCCTCTATCGACGACGCCGCCTTCCGCCATCAAGTGCAGCAGCTGCTGGACAACAAGACCAAGCCGCTGGGCTCGTTGGGCCTGCTCGAATCGCTGGCGCTGCGCATCGCCTGCATTCTGGGTAGCACGCAGCCGCGCTTGGTCGATCCGCAAATGGTGGTGTTTGCGGCCGACCATGGCCTGGTGGCGCAGGGCGTCTCAGCCTACCCGGCCGATGTGACCTGGCAGATGGTGGGCAATTTTCTGGCCGGTGGCGCTGCGGTGAGCGTGCTGTCGCGCCAGCATGGCGTGGCGCTGAATGTGGTCGATTGCGGCGTGGCCCGTGATTTTGAACCCCAGGCCGATGCGCTGCCCCCAGGCGCACCCCGCCTCTGGCTGCGCAAGATTGCCCCCGGCACACAAGACAGCAGCCTGGGCCCCGCAATGACTATGGCGCAGTGCGAGGCCGCCATTGCCAATGGCCGCGCGCTGCTGCAGGCCTTGCCGGGCAATGCCTTGCTGCTAGGCGAGATGGGCATTGGCAATACCTCCAGCGCATCGCTGCTGTTGGCGCGGCTGTGCAACCTGGATGTGGAAACCGTCACCGGCGCGGGCACGGGCTTGAGCGGCGAGGGCGTGGCACGCAAGGCTGCCGTGCTGCGCCGGGTGCTGGCACGCCATGCCGATGTGCAAGAGCCGCTGGCTGTGCTGGCGGCGATGGGCGGGCTGGAGGTGGCCACCATGGTGGGCGCGGTGCTGCAGGCCGCGCTGGAGCGGCGTGTGATTGTGGTCGATGGCTTTATCACCAGCGCTGCGGTGCTGGTGGCATCGCGGCTGCAGCCTGCCGTGCTGGAGCGCTGCGTGTATGCCCACCGCTCGGGCGAGCCGGGCCACAGCCATTTGCTGGCCGCCTTGCAGGCCCAGCCCTTGCTCGATTGGCAGCTGCGCCTGGGCGAAGGATCGGGCGCGGCGCTGGCCTGGCCGCTGCTGGAGTCGGCCTGCGCGATGCTGCGCGACATGGCCAGCTTTGCATCTGCGGGTGTCAGCACCCAGAGCAACGCTTGA
- a CDS encoding cobyric acid synthase yields the protein MSARCIMVLGTSSGAGKSWVATALCAWYRAQGYKVAPFKAQNMSNNARVVATPDGQWGEIGTAQYLQALAAGAVPDVRMNPLLLKPEADTRSQVVLFGQVDEALSKMPWRGRSLKVWPQIAQALDALRAENDVVVIEGAGSPAEINLHSSDVVNMRVARHCNAHCLLVADIDRGGAFAHLYGTWALLPPEEQSLIKGFVLNKFRGDAALLAPAPQMLQEKTGVPTVACIPMQFQHGLPEEDGVFDDRGSGGQGQAVHTCIAIVAYPRISNLDEFQPLLQLPGVRVVWARTPAQLSDADWVILPGSKASAADLVWMRQQGLDAAVARHAQAGKRVLGICGGLQMLGEALVDLHGVDGNAAGLGLLPLVTLFAQHKQVQPTRLVLPEVQAPWQALSGLEVSGYEIHHGQTQLRADMQAGAAQPAQELLPGLLWQGGAPQVLGSYVHGLFENAAVIHALFGHDAPSLNEVFARMVRGVGEWFGDQLP from the coding sequence ATGAGCGCGCGCTGCATCATGGTGCTGGGCACCAGCAGTGGCGCCGGCAAAAGCTGGGTGGCCACGGCGCTGTGCGCCTGGTACCGCGCCCAGGGCTACAAGGTGGCCCCCTTCAAGGCGCAGAACATGAGCAACAACGCCCGCGTGGTGGCCACGCCCGATGGCCAGTGGGGCGAGATCGGCACTGCCCAGTACCTGCAGGCGCTTGCCGCTGGCGCCGTGCCCGATGTGCGTATGAACCCGCTGCTGCTCAAGCCCGAGGCCGACACCCGCAGCCAGGTGGTGCTGTTTGGCCAGGTGGACGAGGCGCTGTCAAAAATGCCTTGGCGGGGCCGCAGCCTCAAAGTCTGGCCGCAGATTGCGCAGGCGCTGGATGCGCTCCGCGCTGAGAACGATGTGGTGGTGATCGAGGGCGCGGGATCGCCCGCCGAGATCAACCTGCACAGCAGCGACGTGGTCAATATGCGCGTGGCGCGCCACTGCAATGCCCATTGCCTGCTGGTGGCCGATATCGACCGGGGCGGGGCCTTTGCCCACCTCTACGGCACTTGGGCGCTGCTGCCGCCCGAGGAGCAAAGCCTCATCAAGGGCTTTGTGCTCAACAAGTTCCGCGGCGACGCGGCCTTGCTGGCGCCGGCGCCGCAGATGCTGCAAGAAAAGACCGGCGTGCCGACGGTGGCCTGCATTCCGATGCAGTTCCAGCACGGCCTGCCCGAGGAAGATGGCGTGTTTGATGACCGGGGCAGCGGCGGGCAGGGACAGGCGGTACACACCTGCATTGCCATCGTCGCCTACCCGCGCATCAGCAATCTCGATGAGTTCCAGCCACTGTTGCAGCTGCCCGGTGTGCGCGTGGTCTGGGCCCGCACACCTGCACAGCTGAGCGATGCCGATTGGGTGATCCTGCCCGGCAGCAAGGCCAGCGCTGCCGACCTGGTCTGGATGCGACAGCAGGGCCTGGATGCGGCAGTTGCCCGCCATGCGCAGGCTGGCAAACGGGTGCTGGGCATTTGTGGCGGCCTGCAGATGCTGGGCGAGGCGCTGGTCGATCTGCATGGGGTGGACGGCAATGCCGCCGGCCTGGGCCTGCTGCCGCTGGTGACCTTGTTTGCGCAGCACAAGCAGGTGCAACCCACACGCCTGGTGCTGCCTGAGGTACAGGCACCCTGGCAGGCGCTGAGCGGGCTGGAGGTGAGCGGTTATGAAATCCACCACGGCCAGACCCAGCTGCGCGCCGATATGCAGGCGGGTGCCGCCCAGCCCGCGCAAGAGCTGCTGCCGGGCCTGCTGTGGCAGGGCGGTGCGCCCCAGGTTCTGGGTAGCTATGTGCATGGGTTGTTCGAGAACGCAGCCGTCATCCATGCACTGTTTGGCCATGATGCGCCGAGCCTCAACGAGGTGTTTGCGCGCATGGTCCGGGGGGTGGGCGAGTGGTTTGGCGATCAGCTGCCTTGA
- a CDS encoding LysE/ArgO family amino acid transporter, giving the protein MWTTSMTSTWLAGFTVCLSLIVSIGAQNLYVLRQAVSGEHVRACVAWCVVSDALLIGIGVAGMAQVLGDSPTLAYYLTLGGALFLLAYGLMALWRAAMPAGAAPAADGTAAPSNAAQRGLWRVLGALVVITLFNPHVYLDTVVLVGSIGARQDGSLKWIFVLGAACASLAWFVMLASAGRRLQTLFAKPQAWRVMDGFTGVMMLALAWWVYSGLDSIGAA; this is encoded by the coding sequence ATGTGGACTACAAGCATGACTTCTACCTGGCTGGCCGGATTTACCGTCTGCCTTTCTTTGATCGTCTCGATCGGCGCGCAGAACCTGTATGTGCTGCGCCAAGCGGTGAGCGGCGAGCATGTGCGCGCCTGCGTGGCCTGGTGCGTCGTCAGCGATGCCCTGCTGATTGGTATTGGCGTGGCCGGAATGGCCCAGGTGCTGGGCGACTCGCCCACCTTGGCCTACTACCTGACCTTGGGCGGCGCGCTGTTTTTGCTCGCCTATGGCTTGATGGCGCTGTGGCGTGCGGCCATGCCCGCTGGCGCTGCACCGGCTGCGGACGGCACTGCAGCACCTTCCAATGCAGCGCAGCGGGGTTTGTGGCGTGTGCTGGGTGCACTGGTCGTCATCACCTTGTTCAACCCCCACGTCTACCTGGATACCGTGGTACTGGTCGGCTCAATCGGTGCGCGCCAGGATGGCAGCCTGAAATGGATCTTTGTGCTGGGCGCTGCCTGCGCCAGCCTGGCCTGGTTTGTGATGCTGGCGAGCGCCGGTCGGCGCCTGCAAACCCTGTTTGCCAAGCCCCAGGCCTGGCGCGTGATGGATGGCTTTACCGGCGTGATGATGCTGGCGCTGGCCTGGTGGGTGTACAGCGGCCTGGACAGCATAGGCGCCGCATGA
- a CDS encoding ABC transporter ATP-binding protein — protein sequence MIEVQDLIVDYPGHRALHGVSLQIEAGTVTALVGPNGAGKSTLLRCITGLESPLSGSTRVAGIDVQQEPRRAHERMGYLSDFFGLYETLSVAQCLQYAAESQGLSRKAATSRVHAVAEQLALTAKLGNATRNLSRGQRQRVAIGQAIIHEPQVLLLDEPASGLDPEARSSLSTLFRQLQAQGMTLVVSSHILSELDEYCSHILSIREGRITSHGPLKGVVGAAGAAALPSELVMQVELAAPLAQPDAALAGYRLVDMRAGREGSANHILWIGMPAHDNSARVQLLQQLVAHGAQVLGYQEARTSLQERYQQSLEAPVDPQALFAEEWP from the coding sequence ATGATTGAGGTGCAGGATCTCATCGTCGACTACCCCGGCCACCGCGCGCTGCATGGCGTCAGCCTGCAGATCGAGGCGGGCACCGTCACCGCCTTGGTGGGGCCCAACGGGGCGGGCAAATCCACTCTGCTGCGCTGTATCACCGGGCTCGAATCCCCGCTGAGCGGAAGCACCCGGGTAGCGGGCATCGATGTACAGCAGGAGCCCCGCCGCGCCCACGAGCGAATGGGCTATCTGTCCGATTTCTTCGGGCTCTACGAAACGCTGAGCGTGGCGCAATGCCTGCAATATGCGGCCGAGAGCCAGGGCCTGAGCCGCAAAGCCGCCACCTCACGCGTGCATGCGGTGGCCGAGCAGCTGGCGCTGACCGCCAAGCTGGGCAATGCGACGCGCAACCTCTCGCGCGGCCAGCGTCAGCGGGTCGCCATTGGCCAGGCCATCATCCACGAGCCGCAGGTGCTGCTGCTTGATGAGCCGGCCAGCGGGCTCGACCCCGAGGCGCGCAGCAGCCTCTCCACGCTTTTCCGCCAGCTGCAGGCCCAGGGCATGACCCTGGTCGTCTCCAGCCACATCCTGAGCGAGCTCGATGAGTACTGCAGCCATATCCTGTCGATCCGCGAGGGCCGCATCACCAGCCATGGCCCCTTGAAGGGCGTCGTGGGTGCCGCTGGCGCGGCCGCGCTGCCGTCCGAGCTGGTGATGCAGGTGGAGCTGGCCGCGCCGCTGGCCCAGCCCGATGCAGCGCTGGCCGGCTACCGCCTGGTCGACATGCGTGCCGGCCGGGAGGGCAGCGCCAACCACATTCTGTGGATTGGCATGCCCGCGCATGACAACAGCGCCCGGGTGCAGCTGCTGCAGCAACTGGTGGCCCATGGCGCGCAGGTGCTGGGCTACCAAGAGGCACGCACCAGCCTGCAAGAGCGCTACCAGCAAAGCCTGGAAGCACCCGTCGATCCCCAAGCGCTGTTTGCCGAGGAGTGGCCATGA